The Micromonospora siamensis genome contains the following window.
GCCTGCGGGCAGCGGGGGTGGAAGCGGCAGCCGGCCGGTGGTTTGATCAGGCTCGGCGGTTCGCCGCCGCCACGGTCGGCGCGGCTGGCGTCGGCGCCGCCCACGGCGCCGACGATGCGTTCGGGGTCCGGCGCCGACCCGGTCAGCAGCCGGGTGTACGGATGGGCCGGGGCCTGGGTGACCGTCTCGCTGTCGCCGCCCTCGACCATCCGGCCGGCGTACATCACGATCGTCTCGTCGGCGAAGTAGCGGGCCGAGGCGATGTCGTGGGTGATGTAGAGGATCGCCAGGTCGAGCCGTTGCTTGAGGTCCTGGAGCAGGTTGAGCACGCCGAGGCGGATCGAGACGTCGAGCATCGAGACCGGCTCGTCGGCGAGGAGCACCTCCGGGTCGGCGCCGAGCGCCCGGGCGATCGCCACGCGCTGCCGCTGGCCCCCGGACAGCTCGTGCGGGAACGCGTCCAGGTAGCGCTCGGGCGGGGTGAGGTTGACCCGGGTCAGCAGGTCGGTCAGCGCCCGCTCCAGCTCCTCGCCGCCGCGCCCGGCGTTGCCGTGGATCCGCAGCGGTCGGGTGAGGTGGTGCCGGACGGTGTGCACCGGGTTCAACGAGGCGAACGGGTCCTGGAGGATCAACTGGACCCGCCGCACGTAGGCCCGGAACCGACGGCCACCGCGCACCCGGGTCGACGTGCCGTGCAGGCGGATGTCGCCCGCGGTGCGCGGGTGGAGCTGGGCCAGCAGCCGGGCCACCGTGGACTTGCCGGACCCGGACTCCCCGACCAGCGCGGTCACCCGGCCGCGGCGCAGCGCGAACGACACGTCGTCGACGGCGTGCACCACGGCCGGCGTCCGGGAGAAGAGGTCGCGCAGCCGCCCGCGGACGGGGAAGTGCTTGGTCAGGCCGACGGCCTCCAGCACCACCTCACCGGCCGGCGCCGCCCCGCTCTCGCTCAACGTCATGCTGGGTTCCTGTCTGCACGTGAGGGGCGCCTCCCCGGCCGGCCCCGAGCCGGCCGGGGAGGCGCAGGGTGGGGTCAGCTGCCGGCGGGCTCGAGATGCAGGACCACGTCCAGCGCGTTGGGCTGGGTGGGCTGCAGGGCGCCGTACGGGTTGGCGTCGTCCGGCCAGCCGGTCCAGTTCTTCGTGCTGTACGCGCCGCCGATGTTGTCCGCGCCGACCGGGATCATCGGCATCTGGTCGACGAAGACCTTCTGCAGCGTGTTCAGCGCCGCCGTGCGGGCCGCCTCGTCGGTGGCGTTGGCGTAGGCGACCAGGGCGGCGGTCGCCTCCTTGTTGTCGAACCGGCCGAAGTTGCCGGCGGGCGAGGCGGTGCCGATCGGCTTGAGCTGCCGGCCGTCCATGATGGTGCGGTAGATGTCGTACGGCGTGGCGCCGCCCTCGGTCCACCGGAAGGTGCCCTCGAAGTTGCCCTGCTCCACGTTGCGGAACCAGGCGTCCTGGTTGGCCTTGTCGATGGTCGCCGCGATGCCGATCTTGGACAGTCCGTCCTTCACGATCTCCAGGCTGGTCTGGTAGTCCGACCAGCCGGCCGGGTCGGTCAGCTTGATCGTCACGGCCTTGCCGGTCCGGTCCTTGAGCGTGGTGCCGTCGAGCTTGTAGCCGGCGCCGGTGAGCAGCGCCTTGGCGCCCTCGACGTCGACCTTGTGCTCCTGGCCCTTGAACTCCGCCGCGACGAACGAGTCACCGGCCGGGCTGGGCAGCCCGGTCACGCTCTTGACCTCGGGGTGGAAGTATCCGGCCTCGGCGGTGGTGAAGATGTCCGCCCTGTCGATGACCATGTTCATCGCCCGGCGCAGCGTCGGGTCGTCGAACGGCTTGCGGGTGGTGTTGAGGTAGAGGCCGTGGATGCCGAGGATCGCCGGCGCCCACACCTTGTGGTGCTCCTGGTCCTTGGCGACGAAGACGGTCTGGTAGTTGGGGATGAAGACGAAGCTCCACTCCGACTCGCCGTTGGCCAGCGCGGTGGTCTGCGCGCTGTTGTCGGTGTACGACGTGTAGCGCAGCTCCTTGACCTTGGGCGGGGCCTGCCAGTAGCCCTTGTCGCGCACGGTCAGCGTGGTGGTGGCCGGGGTGAACGACTTGAGCGTGTACGGGCCGCTGCCGACCGGCTGCTTGACCGGGTCGGTGGTCGGGTCGCCGATCTTCTCCCAGAGGTGCTTCGGCACGATCGGCACCCGCCACAGCACCTTCTGCTGGTTGACGAACTGCGGGCTGGCCATGGTGATGGTGACCTCGTTGCCGCTGGCCGTCGCGCCCGTGTAGGGGACGCCCTGGTCGTTGAGGGCCGGGTACTTCTTCACCAGTTCGTAGGTGAACGCGACGTCCTCCGCGGTCACCTTCTGCCCGTCGGACCAGGTGGCGTCGTCGCGGACGGTGACCTTGACCGAGGTGTAGTCGGCGGACCACTCGGCCTTGGTGGCCAGCCACGGCTTGAACGCCTCGGCCGGCTTGACCGGGTTCCACATCATCAGCGGCTCGTAGATCTGCCAGCGGTACCCCAGCGAGGCGGCGGCCGAGGTGGTGAGGAACGGGTTGTTGTTCTCGGCCTGTGGGCCGTTGGGCATGCCGATGTTGAGCACGGTGGCCGCCGCGCCGTTCTTCTTGCCGGCGTTCGGGCTGTCGCCACACGCGACGACCCCGGTGGCCAGGGCACCGGCCAGCGCGACGGCGAGGAACTGCCTTCTTCTCATGGAGGTCTCCCTCGATGGTCCCGCGTTGGTCGGGCGGGATGTGGTGGATGGAGGGTGTGCGGTGCCATCGCCGACGGGCGTGCTGCCGGCGGTGCGGGTGGTTGGTCGAGCGGTGCGAGGGTCAGGTGGCCCCGGTCGAGGCGCGGACGGTGAGGCTGGTGGGGATGACGGTCGGCGGGTCGGGCAGTGGCTTGCCGGCGAGGTGGCCGATGAGGGCCCGGGCGGCGGCCGCCCCCATCTCGCGCAGCGGCTGGCGTACCGAGGTCAGGGGCGGGTGGGTGTGCCCGGCCAGGGGCAGGTCGTCGAAGCCGACGACGGCGACGTCCGTCGGGACGCGCCGGCCGGCGTCGCGCAGCGCCTGGAGGGCGCCGGCGGCGGAGAGGTCGTTGTGCGCGAAGACCGCGTCGAAGTCGACCCGGTCGGTGAGCAGCCGGCGTACGGCGGCACGCCCGCACTCGAAGGTGAAGTCGCCCTCGACCAGGCGGTCGGGTGCGACGGGCAGGCCCGCCTCGGCGTACGCCTCGGTGAAGCCGGCGGTGCGTTCCCGGGTGCAGCCGAAGCGGCGCGGCCCGGTGACGACCAGGGGACGCCGTCGTCCCCGGTGCAGCAGGTGGGCCGCCGCGCTGCGGGCGCCGGCCTCGTTGGTGGTCCGCACCGACGGGAAGCCCGGCTGGTGGCCGCGGTCGTCGACCAGGACCACGGGCAGGCCCCGGCGGTGCAGTTCGGTGATGTAGTCCAGGGTGCCCTCGGGCTCCACCACCAGCAGCCCGTCGAAGGATCTCGCCGAGACCTGGGAGGCGAAGCGCCGCATCGACTCGTCGCCCCGGTTGCAGGTGAACAGCAGCAGCCCGTACGCCTCGGACTCGACGACGTCGACCGCGCCCTGGAGCACCTCGCCCATCCAGGGCCAGGTGAGCGCGGGCACCAGCATGCCGACCACCCGGGTGCGTCCCCGGGCGAGGTTGACCGCCCGGGCGTTGGGGACGTAGCCGAGGTCGGTGATCACCGCCCGCACCCGGTCGGCGGTGCGCCGGTCCACCTCGCCCTTGCCGTTGAGCACCCGGGAGACGGTGGTCTTGCTGACCCCCGCCCGGGTGGCGACGTCGACGATGGTGATCGGCACGGGACGCTCCCGTCGGCAGCTCGGTGGGGTGGCGCGGAACCGGTTGCGGTAGCGGTTCCGGTGGCAGTCAACCGAAGCGACGCCATCGGCGTCAATAACGAGGACGTAACGAACCATGCCTAATTTCAAGATCTTAAAGAAGCCTCCGGCGTGCGCGGACCCGCTCCGGCCCGGCCGCACCGGAGCTGACCTGCGTCGATGGCTTTCGGCGTCGGCCGGCCGGACGACCAGCGCCGGCGGTGCGGGGTGACCGGGCGGCAGGGAGGGAAGTGCGTGCGACGGTCGTTCCTCAACCGGTCGGGCAGCCTGCGGTGCACGCCGCCGGTGTTCGCCGAGGTCGCCGAGGAGGAGAAGGCCCGGGCCGCCGTGCTGCGCGCCCGGGAATCGGGTACGAACCTATCTTCCTAGGACGCCGTGGGGATGGTGTCTCGCGCCGCACCGCGACTCCCGCACTGCCCCAAACGACCGTTAAGCTGACTGGGTGGGACACGAGGAGCTGTACCCGGCCGACCGGCTCGCCGCCGCGCGCAACGCCACCGCCGCGGCCGGCCTGGACGCGCTGCTGCTCACCCCCGGCTCCGACCTGCGCTACCTGACCGGGTACGACGCGCACGCCGGCGAGCGGCTGACCTGCCTGGTGCTGCCCGCCGAGGGGGAGCCCACCCTGATCGTTCCCACCCTGGAACGCCCGGCCGCCGAGGCGTCCCCGGCGCCGGCCACCGGCGTCCGCATCGTCGACCACGGCGACGGCACCGACCCGTACCCGCTGCTGGTGGCCGCCCTGGGCGGCCCGGTCGGCGCGGTCGGGCTGGCCGACCGGATGTGGGCCGAGCAGGTCCTCGCCCTGCGGGCCGCGCTGCCCGGCGCCGACCAGCGCCTCGCCTCGGAGGTGCTGCGGGAGCTGCGGATCCGCAAGTCGCCGGCGGAGGTGGCCGCGCTGGCCGAGGCGGGCGCGGCGATCGACGCGGTGCACCGGCGGATGGGGGAGTGGCTGCGCCCCGGACGCACCGAGGCCGAGGTCGCCACCGACATCGCCGCGGCGATCCGGGCCACCGGGCACGTGAGCGTCGACTTCGTCATCGTCGCCGCCGGCCCGAACGGCGCCAGCCCGCACCACGGCACCTCCGACCGGCCGATCAGCGTCGGTGAGCCGGTGGTGGTGGACATCGGTGGCACGATGCCCTCGGGTTACCGCTCCGACTGCACCCGCACCTACGTCGCCGGCGGGCCGGCGCCGGCCGAGTTCGTCGACTACTACGCGGTGCTGCACGAGGCGCAGCGCACCGCGGTGGCCGCCGTCGCGCCGGGGATCACCGCCGAGGCGCTGGACGCGGTCGGCCGGGACGTCATCACCGCCGCCGGCTACGGCGACGCCTTCCTGCACCGCACCGGGCACGGCATCGGGCTCGACGGCCACGAGGAGCCGTACGTCGTCGCCGGCAACCCGCGGCCGATCGAGGCCGGCATGGCGTTCTCCATCGAACCCGGCATCTATCTCGCGGGCCGGCACGGCGCCCGCATCGAGGACATCGTCGTCTGCACGCCGGACGGCGTGGCACGGCTCAACACCACCCCCACGGAGCTCATCGCGCTATGAACGTCGACCGCATCCTCCCCACCGACGAGGCCCGCGACCTGCTGGACCTCGCCACCGAACTCGCCGACCGGGAACTGGCCCCGAAGGCCGCCGAGTTCGAGCAGCGCGCCGAGTTCCCCCGGGAGGTGCTGCGCACCCTCGGCCGGGCCGGCCTGCTCGGCCTGCCGTACGCCGAGGAGCACGGCGGCGCCGCCCAGCCGTACGAGGTGTACCTCCAGGTGCTGGAGATCCTGGCCAGCCGCTGGTTGGCGGTGGCCGAGGCGGTCAGCGTGCACACCCTGTCCTGCTACCCGGTGGCCCAGTTCGGCACCGACGCGCAGCGCAAGCTGCTGCCCGACATGATCGGTGGCGAGCTGCTCGGCGCGTACTGCCTCTCCGAGCCGCAGGGCGGCTCCGACGCGGCGGCGCTGACCACGAAGGCCGTCCGGGACGGCGACGACTACGTGGTCACCGGCACCAAGGCGTGGATCACCCACGCGCGGGTCGCCGACTTCTACAACATCTTCTGCCGCACCGGCGGGCCGGGCGCGAAGGGCATCTCCTGCCTGCTCGCCGACCGGAACACCCCCGGCATCGCGCCGCAGGCCGCCGAGCGGACCATGGGCCTGCACGCCTCCCCGGTCGCGCAGATCGCCTTCGACGACGCCCGGGTGCCCGCCGACCGGCTGATCGGCGGCGAGGGGATGGGCTTCACCATCGCCATGTCCGCCCTGGACTCCGGCCGCCTCGGCATCGCCGCCTGCGCCGTCGGCCTGGCCCAGGCCGCCCTGGACTACGCCGTCGGCTACGCGAAGGAGCGGCAGCAGTTCGGCCGGTCCATCATCGACTTCCAGGGCCTCGGCTTCGGCCTGGCCGACGCGGCCACCCAGATCTCCGCGGCCCGCGCCCTGATGCTGGCCGCCGCCCGGCTGCGCGACGCCGGCCGGCCGTACTCGATCGAGGCGGCCAAGGCGAAGCTCTTCGCCACCGACGTGGCGATGCGGGTGACCACCGACGCGGTGCAGGTCCTCGGCGGCGCCGGCTACGTGGCCGACCACCCGGTCGAGCGGTACATGCGCGAGGCGAAGGTGCTGCAGATCGTCGAGGGCACCAACCAGATCCAGCGGCTGGTCATCTCCCGCGCCCTCGCCAAGGGCTGAGCCGGTCCGTAACCTGGGCCGGTGACGTTCCCGAGGATCACCATCGACCCCGAGGTCATGGGCGGCGCGCCCTGTGTCCGGCAGTCCCGGATCCCGGTGGCGACGCTGCTGGCGATGCTGGCCGAGGGCATGACGGTCACCGACATCCTCACCGACCTGCCCTTCCTCGATGAGGAGGACATGGCCGAGGTGTTGAACTTCGCCGCCGACGCGGTGCGTGACCGTACGGCCCGCCCGGCGTGACGTCGGGGCGGGCCGTCGTCGCACCGCGGCGGGTTTACCGGTAGGTTGCTCGCCGTGGAGGAGATCGACCGGGCCATCGTCGCCGCGCTCACCGGGGACGGCCGGCTGTCGTACACCGACCTGGCCGAGAAGGTGGGGCTGTCGGTGTCCGCCGTGCACCAGCGGGTCCGCCGGCTGGAGCAGCGCGGGGTGATCCGGGGGTACGCGGCGCGGGTGTCCTTCGAGGCGCTTGACCTGCCGTTGACGGCGTTCGTGGCGATCCGCCCGTTCGACCCGTCCCAGCCGGACGACGCGCCGGAGCGGCTGGCCCACCTGCCGGAGATCGACTCGTGTTACTCGGTGGCGGGGGAGGACTTCTACCTGCTGCTGGTGCGGGTGGCCGGTCCGGCCGACCTCGAGCGGGTGTTGCAGGAGATCCGGACGGCGGCGAACGTCACCACGCGGACGACGGTGGTGCTGTCCACACCGTACGAGCACCGGCCGCCCAAGGTGGGGGAGTCGGGCCTGGTCCGCGGCCGGGAGCAGTCCGCTTCCTGATTACTTGCGCTGGATGGCCTCGTTGATGCCGGCGCCCAGCGCGACGGCGAGCAGCCAGCCGATGATCACCATGAGCCAGGTCCAGCCGAGCAGGAAGGTGCCCCATCGGCCCTTGGTGGCGTCCGGCACCCACTTATCGACCTCCTGCAGGTTCGCCACCGGGATGAAGAGCTGGACCGAATAGGCGAGCGGGTTGAAGCAGGGGAAGTCGCCGGGGCAGTGCATCTCGTCGTGATGCGCCTGCTCGGTCCTTCCGCCGACCGGTTCCATGAGCCTGGCGTGCTCGGCCGTGTGGTAGATCGGGAAGTTCAGCACGATCAGCGCGAGCGCGATGACGAACGGTCGCCAGAGCTCGTAGCCGTATCCGACGGTGTGACGAAGAAAGCGGTTCCACGTCCGCGCCGGCCATTTCTGGTCGTCCCGTTTGCGGTAGTCCACGCGCCCGGCGATGGCCACCTTGCGCTCGTCCTTGTCCCGGCCCGCCTCCCGGTAGACCCGGCTCAGTTGCTGGTACGGCTGGAGCGAGAACTTCGTGGTGTGCCGGAGGATGTCGAGGCGTTCGTCAGTGGAGATTCCGTCCTCGACGTTCTGGTAGGTGAAGCCCTCCATCGCGGTCCCGGCGACGGGCCAGCTGGACCGGCTGTCCTTGAGCCGCTGGACGGTGGCGAACCGTACGTCGACGAGCCCGCTCGGCGGCTCCGCCAGCCGAAGGGTGAAGGTCCCGCCGACGTGCAGGTTGACCGCGTCGAGCGCCGTCGTGCCGGACACCTCGAGGTGGCCGTCCGACAGGTCGACGTCCCGGTCGACGGTCGCGTCGCGTAGCCGTACCTCGCCGGTCGCCCGGAAGCCCGCGTTGAGCAGGACGTCGCCGCGCCCGACTAGGCCGGTCAGGTCTAGGGCAGGGCTCTCGGTCGAGTCGAACGAGCCGGCGCTGCAGACCAGTTGGCGCCCGACGGTGGCCCGGCTGAGCCGTACCCGGCCGATGGCGCGGAACGTTCCGTCGAGTCGGACGTCGCCGGTGGTGGTCAGTCCGTCCGCGTCGAGTGCGACGTCGCCCTGGTGGGCGAACAGGCCATCGGTGCAGACGAGGGCCTCGTCGATGCCGGCGCCGCACATTCGGACCTGCCCGTCGGCATGGAAACCGTGGGCGCACTGCGGGTCCCGATCCAGGTAGGCGCTACCTGAGCAGTTGAGGCCGGTCAGGTCCAGCGCGACACCGGCCGGATTGTCGAAGCGGCCACTGGTGCAGGTGAGCTGGCGGGTCAGTACCGCGCCGATCAGTCGTACCCCGCCGTCGGCGTGGAACCCCCGGTCGAGGTACACGTCCTTCGCGGCCAGCCGTTCGGCCTCGATGGCGGCGCCACATCGGCTGGTGAAGGTACTGGCGGTGCAGCTCACCTCGCCGTCGATCTGCGCGCCCACCAGGCGTACGGTCCCCTCGGCACGCAGTCCCTGGTCGAGGTAGCAGCCGAGTTCCGCGCGGAGTGAGTCGGCGCGCAGCGCCACGCCGTCAGGGTTCTCGAGTCGCGCCCTGCGGAACGACACGGTGGTCGCCCGTGCCCAGCAGAGCCGGACCTCCCCGGTGGCGCGGAAGTCCCGGTCGCCGCGCAGTTCCCCGCCCACGGTCACCGACGTCGCGTCGAGCGCCAAGCCGGAGCCGTTGTCGAACCGCGCGGAGCGAAGATCGAGATCCTTTCCGACGTGGCTGGACGCCAGAAGCACCTCTCCTGAGACCTTCGCACCGTCGAGACGGACCGATCCCTCGACGACCATCGCCGGTCCGTTGAACGCTGTGCGGCCCGGGCGGTGTTCGAGGGAGGTCTCGCTGAGTCTCAGGTCCTCCTTGATCTGCGCGCCGGCGAAACTCGTCCGGATCAGGTGGCACTTGAGGGCGCTGATGCCCTTGGTCGCGACGATCTCGTCGGCGTGCAGGCCGGTCATCCGGCAGTCGACGAACTCGATGAGTTCGTCGCAGTTAGCCCAGGACAGGTCCACGTCGTCGGCGAAGTGGCAGTCGGTGAACCGCAGGCCGTGCTTGAGGTGCTGCCGGGACAGGTCCAGCCGCCCCTCGATCCGCACCTTGTTCAGGGTCACCCGGTCGACGTCCGGGATCGGGTGGCTGCACAGGGAGCGGACGAAGTCCGCCCGTAGGGTCTGACCCTCGAACTGGGTGAACCTGTCCTCCGGGTCGCCGGCGACGAGGCCCGTGTGTTCGCGTAGCGTGGGTTCGATCTTCCTGCCGCACACGATGCCCCCGAGCGCGGGTGGGGTTCGGTTGCGTGTCCGAACCGGGCCTGAAGAATCGTAACTTTCGGTGCGGGTCGGGCAGGCGCGATCGCCGGCATCCGGCGTGCGGGCGGGGGCTTCGGCGGACGGCGCGGGTGCCCGGTCGCTCACCCGGCGGTGAGCCGTCCAGGCCGGTTCAGCGTCCGTTCCAGCGCAGGATGACCGGGCGGCCGTGCTCGTAGCCGAGGACGGAGACGGTGGCGGTGTCCAGGCGCAGCTTGCCGCCGCCGGCGGGCGGCAGGCCGATCCAGCGGGCGCCCAGCACCCGGAGGCTGTGCCCGTGGCCGACCAGGGCGACGCTGCCGCGGTCCAGCAGGGGAGTGACCCGGGTCAGGAGTCGGTCGATGCGGGCGCCGATCTGCTCCGGCGTCTCCCCGCCGGGGCCGCCGTCGGCCCAGATGTTCCATCCCGGGTGGTCGGCCTGGATGTCGTCGCTGGTGCGGCCCTCGTAGTCGCCGTAGTTCCACTCGGCCAGGTCGTCGTCGACCGCGTCGACGGTGAGGCCGGCGAGCTGGGCGGTGCGCAGGGCGCGCTGGCGGGGACTGGCCAGGACCCGGGCGAAGCGGCGGCCCACCAGCACGCCGCCGAGGGCGCGGGCCTGTCGCTCGCCGTCGGGTGTCAGCGGCAGGTCGGTGTACGAGGTGTGCCGGTGGCTGGCACTCCAGGTGGTCTCGCCATGGCGTACCAGCACGATCTCGCTCACCCGCCCAGTTAACCACCGGTCGGTGGCTCGGGCCGGGCGAGCGTCCGCTCGATCGCCACCAGGTCACCTATCTTCCTAGGATGCCCTAGCGGAGGTGGCACCCCTCACCCGGTTTGCGGTCGACGACACCGGGCAAGCGACGAAGACCCGCACCCGATCGAAGGTCGAGGAGGCGAGATGAGCTTCACCGAGAAGGCGAAGAACAAGGCCGAGGAGCTGAGCGGCGCCGCGAAGGAGCGGCTCGGCGACATGACCGACAACGAGCGGATGCGCGCCGAGGGAGCCACCCAGCAGAGCACGGCCAAGGCGCGGCAGGCCGGCGAGCACGTCAAGGATGCCGGTCGCGACGTCCGGAGCTCGTTCGAGAAGTGATGCGGAAGTGCGCGGGGGCCACCGGTTCAACCGGTGGCCCCCGCGGCCGTCTCCGGCTTGCAATCGGTACCGGGGTACGGGCTTACCGTCGGAGGATGAGCCTGACCGACGAGACCTGGGTGCCGGGGTCGTGCGCCCTGCCGACGGTGGACCGGCCACTGCGGATGGCCGAGTTCGACGACCTGTTCGCGACCGCGCTGCGCGGCCAGGCCAGGCCCGCGCCGGCCGCCCTGATCTGGGATTTCGCGCCGAAGGCCGCGGCCCGGGTACGGGAGTTGATCGAGCGGGAGTCCGCCTGCTGCCGGTTCTTCGTCTTCACGGTCTCCGCCTCGGCGGCGACCGTCCGGGTCGAGGTGGCCGTTCCGGAAGCGCACGTCGACGTGCTGGACGCG
Protein-coding sequences here:
- a CDS encoding ABC transporter ATP-binding protein, translating into MTLSESGAAPAGEVVLEAVGLTKHFPVRGRLRDLFSRTPAVVHAVDDVSFALRRGRVTALVGESGSGKSTVARLLAQLHPRTAGDIRLHGTSTRVRGGRRFRAYVRRVQLILQDPFASLNPVHTVRHHLTRPLRIHGNAGRGGEELERALTDLLTRVNLTPPERYLDAFPHELSGGQRQRVAIARALGADPEVLLADEPVSMLDVSIRLGVLNLLQDLKQRLDLAILYITHDIASARYFADETIVMYAGRMVEGGDSETVTQAPAHPYTRLLTGSAPDPERIVGAVGGADASRADRGGGEPPSLIKPPAGCRFHPRCPQAMRRCATDLPPRLTIDESGHWAACWLFDAATVAADPPGSAAADTDSTAPPALTGRPGAGEAR
- a CDS encoding ABC transporter substrate-binding protein; translation: MRRRQFLAVALAGALATGVVACGDSPNAGKKNGAAATVLNIGMPNGPQAENNNPFLTTSAAASLGYRWQIYEPLMMWNPVKPAEAFKPWLATKAEWSADYTSVKVTVRDDATWSDGQKVTAEDVAFTYELVKKYPALNDQGVPYTGATASGNEVTITMASPQFVNQQKVLWRVPIVPKHLWEKIGDPTTDPVKQPVGSGPYTLKSFTPATTTLTVRDKGYWQAPPKVKELRYTSYTDNSAQTTALANGESEWSFVFIPNYQTVFVAKDQEHHKVWAPAILGIHGLYLNTTRKPFDDPTLRRAMNMVIDRADIFTTAEAGYFHPEVKSVTGLPSPAGDSFVAAEFKGQEHKVDVEGAKALLTGAGYKLDGTTLKDRTGKAVTIKLTDPAGWSDYQTSLEIVKDGLSKIGIAATIDKANQDAWFRNVEQGNFEGTFRWTEGGATPYDIYRTIMDGRQLKPIGTASPAGNFGRFDNKEATAALVAYANATDEAARTAALNTLQKVFVDQMPMIPVGADNIGGAYSTKNWTGWPDDANPYGALQPTQPNALDVVLHLEPAGS
- a CDS encoding LacI family DNA-binding transcriptional regulator, which produces MPITIVDVATRAGVSKTTVSRVLNGKGEVDRRTADRVRAVITDLGYVPNARAVNLARGRTRVVGMLVPALTWPWMGEVLQGAVDVVESEAYGLLLFTCNRGDESMRRFASQVSARSFDGLLVVEPEGTLDYITELHRRGLPVVLVDDRGHQPGFPSVRTTNEAGARSAAAHLLHRGRRRPLVVTGPRRFGCTRERTAGFTEAYAEAGLPVAPDRLVEGDFTFECGRAAVRRLLTDRVDFDAVFAHNDLSAAGALQALRDAGRRVPTDVAVVGFDDLPLAGHTHPPLTSVRQPLREMGAAAARALIGHLAGKPLPDPPTVIPTSLTVRASTGAT
- a CDS encoding M24 family metallopeptidase, which codes for MGHEELYPADRLAAARNATAAAGLDALLLTPGSDLRYLTGYDAHAGERLTCLVLPAEGEPTLIVPTLERPAAEASPAPATGVRIVDHGDGTDPYPLLVAALGGPVGAVGLADRMWAEQVLALRAALPGADQRLASEVLRELRIRKSPAEVAALAEAGAAIDAVHRRMGEWLRPGRTEAEVATDIAAAIRATGHVSVDFVIVAAGPNGASPHHGTSDRPISVGEPVVVDIGGTMPSGYRSDCTRTYVAGGPAPAEFVDYYAVLHEAQRTAVAAVAPGITAEALDAVGRDVITAAGYGDAFLHRTGHGIGLDGHEEPYVVAGNPRPIEAGMAFSIEPGIYLAGRHGARIEDIVVCTPDGVARLNTTPTELIAL
- a CDS encoding acyl-CoA dehydrogenase family protein, whose product is MNVDRILPTDEARDLLDLATELADRELAPKAAEFEQRAEFPREVLRTLGRAGLLGLPYAEEHGGAAQPYEVYLQVLEILASRWLAVAEAVSVHTLSCYPVAQFGTDAQRKLLPDMIGGELLGAYCLSEPQGGSDAAALTTKAVRDGDDYVVTGTKAWITHARVADFYNIFCRTGGPGAKGISCLLADRNTPGIAPQAAERTMGLHASPVAQIAFDDARVPADRLIGGEGMGFTIAMSALDSGRLGIAACAVGLAQAALDYAVGYAKERQQFGRSIIDFQGLGFGLADAATQISAARALMLAAARLRDAGRPYSIEAAKAKLFATDVAMRVTTDAVQVLGGAGYVADHPVERYMREAKVLQIVEGTNQIQRLVISRALAKG
- a CDS encoding DUF433 domain-containing protein — protein: MTFPRITIDPEVMGGAPCVRQSRIPVATLLAMLAEGMTVTDILTDLPFLDEEDMAEVLNFAADAVRDRTARPA
- a CDS encoding Lrp/AsnC family transcriptional regulator; its protein translation is MEEIDRAIVAALTGDGRLSYTDLAEKVGLSVSAVHQRVRRLEQRGVIRGYAARVSFEALDLPLTAFVAIRPFDPSQPDDAPERLAHLPEIDSCYSVAGEDFYLLLVRVAGPADLERVLQEIRTAANVTTRTTVVLSTPYEHRPPKVGESGLVRGREQSAS
- a CDS encoding histidine phosphatase family protein, which produces MSEIVLVRHGETTWSASHRHTSYTDLPLTPDGERQARALGGVLVGRRFARVLASPRQRALRTAQLAGLTVDAVDDDLAEWNYGDYEGRTSDDIQADHPGWNIWADGGPGGETPEQIGARIDRLLTRVTPLLDRGSVALVGHGHSLRVLGARWIGLPPAGGGKLRLDTATVSVLGYEHGRPVILRWNGR
- a CDS encoding CsbD family protein yields the protein MSFTEKAKNKAEELSGAAKERLGDMTDNERMRAEGATQQSTAKARQAGEHVKDAGRDVRSSFEK